A part of Amycolatopsis lurida genomic DNA contains:
- a CDS encoding DUF4417 domain-containing protein, translating to MADIGETLEFDDVVLRSRLPEGLPSFIPQVDGSGAGDLDAALGWPAYAVGLRRVFSPQTHAIYPRWEQAATAAEALSLPATTLTVLSGYGEDPLVEAFWTARHRDRLLDRLATLKFDLVLTPNYSIYGNWPRAEHLINMRRSLLLAEEFGRAGMPAVPNLYWFRLEDLQRYAAWIVDTAPPAIAINLQTVRENKNWESWALPGLSWLAENIPAGLPVIITGLSRRDRIATAVELFGTRLILISQNPAQYALHGAVMTSEGRKDLQARVPDAFASSVRYLASLLPEGGN from the coding sequence ATGGCCGATATCGGAGAAACCCTCGAATTCGACGACGTCGTCCTCCGCAGCCGCTTGCCCGAAGGCTTGCCCTCCTTCATCCCGCAGGTCGACGGATCCGGCGCCGGCGACCTCGACGCGGCGTTGGGCTGGCCCGCCTACGCCGTCGGTCTTCGTCGCGTGTTCTCTCCGCAGACGCACGCCATCTACCCGCGGTGGGAGCAAGCAGCGACGGCCGCCGAAGCACTAAGTCTCCCGGCCACAACGCTGACTGTCCTATCGGGTTACGGAGAGGACCCGCTGGTCGAAGCGTTCTGGACGGCGCGGCACCGCGATCGGTTGCTCGATCGGCTGGCGACGCTCAAGTTCGACCTCGTCCTGACTCCCAACTACTCGATCTACGGCAACTGGCCGCGCGCCGAACATCTGATCAACATGCGTAGGTCGCTGCTGCTCGCGGAGGAATTTGGCCGGGCCGGGATGCCGGCCGTCCCGAACCTCTACTGGTTTCGGCTCGAAGACCTCCAGCGGTACGCCGCGTGGATCGTTGACACCGCGCCACCCGCCATCGCGATCAACCTCCAGACCGTGCGCGAGAACAAGAACTGGGAAAGCTGGGCGTTGCCCGGTCTCAGCTGGCTCGCGGAAAACATCCCGGCCGGCCTCCCGGTCATCATCACCGGACTGTCCCGCCGAGACCGCATCGCCACCGCCGTCGAACTGTTCGGCACCAGGCTGATTCTCATCAGCCAGAACCCGGCGCAGTACGCGCTTCACGGAGCCGTGATGACTTCCGAAGGGCGCAAGGACCTGCAAGCCCGCGTCCCGGACGCCTTTGCCAGCTCGGTGCGCTACCTGGCTTCGCTCTTGCCCGAAGGAGGCAATTGA
- a CDS encoding NlpC/P60 family protein, with translation MNPLLALQVAEHVRNEVREHPKRWGCLALLLLFGPVIACTLVAVLIIVVIAGGTGGSSSAPGHVPGIPDVMLTAYQQASQRVAGIRPACAGMRWSILAGIAEVESRHASGRTVAPNGDISPPILGPPLDGSGVGGNRTPIRNSDGTFARAVGPFQFLTTTWAGVAQDGNDDGTRNPHNAFDAALGAAAYLCGTGPRDLKDQVQLRAALLRYNASQTYVTQVLANIERYDAVELRPAVSVSGAAKIVIDAAMSQLGVPYAWGGGTAAGPSRGIRDGGVADRHGDYNKTGFDCSGLVLYAYAKVGISLPHNSRAQFGLGVRVPKEAGLGALQPGDLIFYSPGIIHHVGIYIGNNRMVNAPYSGVNVRLDTVELGEYAGAGRLLR, from the coding sequence ATGAACCCGCTACTCGCACTTCAAGTCGCCGAGCATGTCCGCAACGAGGTCCGCGAACATCCGAAACGATGGGGCTGCCTCGCGCTCCTTCTTCTGTTCGGGCCGGTCATCGCCTGCACACTCGTCGCCGTCCTGATCATCGTCGTCATCGCCGGGGGAACAGGTGGATCAAGCTCGGCGCCAGGGCACGTGCCCGGCATCCCGGACGTCATGCTCACCGCCTACCAACAGGCGTCCCAGCGCGTCGCCGGCATCCGCCCCGCCTGTGCCGGGATGCGCTGGTCGATCCTCGCAGGCATCGCCGAAGTCGAATCCCGTCACGCCTCCGGCCGCACGGTCGCACCCAACGGAGACATCAGCCCACCGATCCTCGGCCCACCTCTCGACGGCAGCGGCGTCGGGGGCAACCGCACGCCCATCCGAAATTCCGACGGCACCTTCGCGCGCGCCGTCGGCCCGTTCCAGTTCCTCACGACCACCTGGGCCGGCGTCGCACAAGACGGCAACGACGATGGCACCCGCAACCCGCATAACGCCTTCGACGCCGCTCTCGGTGCGGCGGCCTACCTCTGCGGAACCGGGCCTCGGGACCTGAAGGACCAGGTCCAACTGCGCGCCGCGCTCTTGCGGTACAACGCCAGCCAGACCTACGTCACCCAGGTCCTCGCCAACATCGAGCGCTATGACGCGGTTGAACTCCGGCCTGCCGTCAGCGTTTCCGGGGCGGCTAAGATCGTCATTGACGCCGCGATGTCGCAGCTCGGCGTGCCGTACGCCTGGGGCGGTGGAACGGCCGCTGGGCCGAGCCGCGGGATCCGGGACGGTGGCGTCGCAGACCGGCACGGCGACTACAACAAGACCGGCTTCGACTGTAGCGGCCTTGTCCTCTACGCCTATGCCAAGGTCGGGATCAGCTTGCCGCACAACAGCAGAGCACAGTTCGGCCTTGGTGTGCGAGTGCCAAAAGAAGCCGGCTTGGGTGCGCTCCAGCCGGGTGACCTCATTTTTTATAGCCCAGGTATCATTCACCATGTTGGTATCTACATCGGCAACAACAGGATGGTCAATGCGCCGTACTCCGGCGTTAACGTTCGACTCGACACTGTCGAACTCGGCGAGTACGCCGGAGCTGGCCGCTTACTGCGCTAG
- a CDS encoding type IV secretory system conjugative DNA transfer family protein produces the protein MHTARAELVLARPAHLALKALPLRPDDPLQALANALGDVRPDLGETVDVFLDLIPLTPARIRHLARRAATHGGAGGRALVDGLVDVAGEFVPTARGARRPATRAVAPVPNKFATDEPVFAVQLLIRCRSEIPGRAEAHLRSVIGAFDVYRGDNYWRARGPRVLGWHFGADTILIRRFFDRRFHIGLAKPRSRSYVTASEIAALLKPPSGRCLSPVIARSRGWVMPAPREIPRYKPGMGLVRLGYVTDLNGEDRLVGVPIRELLFSARFGKAGFGKTEEALAQAIEIARLGGGVWFLDPHADGWKRAKPYLSDPELRNRLWEVNLDVRGRDKRLPGWNPLSMQGFSEEDIEDRVDAVVTSFATALGWGDSAPRAKSILTKACEALCYLAMRLPPECAPTIFQIPTLLDDDAWRDEILRVLKPSIRRYWTDSFTKLAPDATTVVTNIINRLRTSPTLSAFLGSSITTYNVRYAMDAGKIVFVCTTGTGETNKLITSFMIYDLFRAGRSRADTPVDQRRRCDAFVDELAAVDGASRGYLAAILEQLRKYRVALHAMNQMPDRLAPETRRALLQNQSLLMTSAAAIDGARTVAREYGGLVQPATITELEQFHHVVTVTLGGQRTTPFKIRGLHVDDEFAEHFHPEWNDDVDRCLDRNLTRRPIGEVLDELEDLDDRILDALRGNQPAPRSRRGRPPSRGSGAGIELPAPESTVE, from the coding sequence GTGCATACGGCTCGAGCCGAGCTGGTTCTCGCGCGGCCGGCTCACCTCGCGCTCAAGGCGCTGCCGCTGCGTCCGGACGATCCGCTGCAGGCGTTGGCGAACGCGCTAGGCGACGTCCGGCCGGATCTCGGCGAGACGGTTGATGTCTTCCTGGACCTCATCCCGCTGACACCAGCGAGAATCCGTCACCTCGCCCGCCGAGCGGCCACGCATGGCGGAGCCGGTGGGCGCGCGTTGGTGGACGGGCTCGTCGACGTCGCTGGCGAGTTCGTGCCGACAGCGCGCGGGGCCCGCCGGCCTGCGACGCGAGCGGTCGCGCCGGTACCGAACAAGTTCGCCACGGACGAGCCGGTCTTCGCGGTCCAGCTGCTGATCCGGTGCCGTTCGGAGATCCCCGGCCGCGCCGAGGCCCATCTGCGCAGCGTGATCGGCGCCTTCGACGTCTACCGCGGCGACAACTACTGGCGAGCTCGAGGGCCACGCGTGCTGGGTTGGCATTTCGGCGCGGACACCATCCTGATCCGCAGGTTCTTCGACCGGCGGTTCCACATCGGCTTGGCCAAACCACGCAGCCGGTCATACGTGACGGCCAGCGAGATCGCGGCGCTGTTGAAGCCGCCATCCGGACGTTGCCTGTCACCGGTGATCGCCCGCAGCCGGGGCTGGGTCATGCCGGCGCCCAGGGAGATCCCGCGGTACAAGCCAGGCATGGGCCTCGTCCGGCTCGGCTACGTCACCGACCTCAACGGCGAGGACCGGCTCGTCGGGGTGCCGATCCGCGAGCTGCTGTTCTCGGCGCGGTTCGGGAAGGCCGGCTTCGGCAAGACCGAGGAAGCGCTCGCGCAGGCGATCGAGATCGCCCGGCTCGGCGGCGGGGTCTGGTTCCTTGACCCGCACGCTGACGGTTGGAAGCGCGCGAAACCGTATCTCTCGGACCCTGAGCTACGGAATCGGCTGTGGGAGGTCAACCTCGATGTCCGCGGGCGCGACAAGCGGCTGCCCGGCTGGAACCCGCTCAGCATGCAGGGCTTCTCCGAAGAGGACATCGAGGACCGCGTCGACGCCGTCGTCACCTCGTTTGCCACGGCGCTGGGTTGGGGGGACTCTGCGCCGCGGGCGAAGTCGATCCTGACCAAGGCGTGCGAGGCGCTTTGCTATCTCGCGATGCGGCTGCCGCCGGAGTGCGCGCCGACGATCTTCCAGATTCCGACGCTCCTCGACGACGACGCCTGGCGCGACGAGATCCTGCGCGTCCTGAAGCCGAGCATCCGCCGCTATTGGACGGACTCCTTCACGAAGCTGGCGCCGGACGCGACCACGGTCGTCACGAACATCATCAACCGGCTGCGCACCAGCCCGACCTTGTCCGCCTTCCTCGGGTCGTCGATCACGACCTACAACGTCCGGTATGCGATGGACGCGGGGAAGATCGTCTTCGTCTGCACCACCGGCACCGGCGAGACGAACAAGCTGATCACCTCGTTCATGATCTACGACCTGTTCCGCGCCGGCCGCTCGCGCGCGGACACCCCGGTCGATCAGCGCCGCAGGTGCGACGCCTTCGTCGACGAGCTCGCCGCGGTCGACGGCGCGTCGCGCGGATACCTCGCCGCGATCCTGGAACAGCTGCGGAAGTACCGCGTCGCGCTGCACGCGATGAACCAGATGCCCGACCGGCTCGCCCCCGAAACCCGCAGGGCGCTGCTGCAGAACCAGTCGCTCCTGATGACCAGCGCCGCTGCGATCGACGGCGCCCGGACGGTGGCCCGCGAATACGGCGGTCTCGTCCAGCCCGCGACGATCACCGAACTTGAGCAGTTCCATCACGTCGTGACCGTGACGCTCGGCGGCCAGCGCACCACGCCATTCAAGATCCGCGGTCTCCACGTGGACGACGAATTCGCCGAGCACTTCCACCCCGAGTGGAACGACGACGTTGACCGGTGCCTCGACCGGAACCTGACCCGCAGGCCGATTGGGGAGGTCCTCGACGAACTCGAGGACCTCGATGACCGGATCCTCGATGCCCTACGCGGCAACCAGCCGGCCCCTCGTTCGCGGCGCGGGCGGCCTCCGTCCCGCGGGAGTGGCGCAGGCATCGAGCTGCCGGCACCTGAGTCGACGGTGGAGTGA
- a CDS encoding DUF4238 domain-containing protein, translated as MCDTPPAINDHEKTQANPLRTVRKSWVIYYRIAVPINPDFFDRDDWTLMRRVRNPWGQVPITRGGQSLPTGARAYMDRLLSLQSAADPTSQRHHYVPKTYLRQWSFDGKRVWTLDTVTGAVKPISLSDVCVKENFYRVAGKEGVAHNRVELLFGAVDVELRRIQTLLNQIEDPDALVFDDLISLSVTIAAQHMRTTQQRRLQMQYDAWFNAQNPHSFKSMKNPGNPYLAAGIHTELLFKTMRGAADVLTTKQIEIWQDNRGRFTTCDSPVLVPFKGNVRPSLHDAPYIIWPISPNRVVALGNELLGEKVVIREATGKLVGLTRRAVEQGRERMIFASDEQKERLPRTKRFRRRTQTRIRCSHRTPQGEYVEPPGCCIELSYAFDARPDVVLCDQGLHRPAPDMWSYL; from the coding sequence ATGTGCGACACGCCTCCTGCCATAAACGACCACGAGAAAACGCAAGCCAACCCGCTTCGCACAGTTCGAAAATCATGGGTCATCTACTATCGTATTGCCGTGCCGATAAACCCGGATTTTTTCGACAGGGACGACTGGACACTCATGAGGCGTGTCCGAAATCCGTGGGGGCAGGTACCTATCACCAGAGGGGGTCAGTCCCTCCCCACTGGAGCGCGGGCATATATGGACAGGCTCCTGAGCTTGCAGTCTGCGGCAGACCCTACCAGTCAACGCCATCATTACGTTCCAAAAACCTACCTTAGACAATGGTCATTCGACGGTAAACGGGTGTGGACTCTGGACACCGTCACAGGCGCAGTCAAACCAATCAGTCTGTCAGATGTTTGTGTTAAAGAGAATTTCTACCGAGTCGCCGGAAAAGAGGGCGTTGCCCACAACCGCGTGGAGTTGCTCTTCGGGGCGGTGGACGTTGAGCTTCGACGGATACAAACTTTACTTAACCAAATCGAGGACCCGGATGCTCTAGTCTTTGATGATTTGATCTCCCTCAGCGTCACAATAGCCGCGCAGCACATGCGAACCACGCAGCAAAGACGACTACAGATGCAGTACGACGCTTGGTTCAACGCCCAAAATCCCCATAGTTTCAAGTCAATGAAGAACCCAGGCAACCCATATCTCGCAGCAGGGATACACACCGAACTTTTGTTCAAAACAATGCGGGGTGCCGCAGACGTACTCACTACGAAGCAGATAGAGATTTGGCAAGACAACCGAGGCCGTTTTACCACTTGCGACAGTCCTGTTCTAGTTCCTTTCAAGGGGAACGTACGCCCCAGCCTACACGACGCTCCATACATTATATGGCCAATCAGCCCGAACCGGGTGGTAGCGCTTGGAAACGAACTACTGGGTGAGAAGGTCGTCATACGGGAAGCAACCGGCAAGCTCGTCGGACTGACAAGGAGAGCTGTAGAGCAGGGCAGGGAAAGGATGATCTTCGCCAGTGACGAGCAAAAAGAACGATTGCCTCGAACAAAGCGGTTCAGGCGTCGCACTCAAACCCGAATTCGCTGTTCACATAGGACTCCACAAGGAGAGTATGTCGAACCGCCTGGCTGCTGCATTGAACTGTCATACGCCTTCGACGCGCGCCCTGACGTCGTCCTCTGCGACCAGGGCTTACACCGCCCCGCCCCGGACATGTGGTCTTATCTGTGA
- a CDS encoding replication-relaxation family protein: protein MPRLDPFKREALVVLYWHRMVSTEQMGRMIAPATSIRTVQHKLLALQADGLADGLYRHHASRTWHVTESGAALVEESGRVDARPYRIPREAAVELLQDHALDVVETGLAFAAEARRRGDECGPLSWTPEVAHRFRDGRGRHQGVVIADAVLDYVLDEDGRRSQRTFFIELDRATMPVARLAQKLRSYVHYHDYIPGKPNSAGQPAWRSRYARFPRLLIVLSGAAEHVLERRLADLRAYAQAMHGLALAEDRVCALGTTLRRLRDPGPTADIALPLLAESGAPVSVFCWPKAGES from the coding sequence ATGCCGCGACTCGATCCGTTCAAGCGCGAGGCGCTCGTCGTCCTCTACTGGCATCGCATGGTCTCCACCGAGCAGATGGGGCGGATGATCGCCCCGGCGACATCGATCCGCACCGTCCAGCACAAGCTCCTTGCCCTACAGGCGGACGGCCTTGCCGACGGCTTGTACCGGCACCACGCTTCCCGGACTTGGCATGTCACCGAAAGCGGCGCGGCACTGGTCGAGGAGTCCGGACGAGTGGATGCCCGCCCGTACCGGATCCCGCGGGAGGCCGCGGTGGAACTGCTGCAGGATCATGCGCTCGACGTCGTCGAAACCGGGCTCGCCTTTGCGGCGGAGGCCCGCCGGCGCGGGGACGAATGCGGGCCGCTGTCCTGGACTCCGGAGGTCGCGCACCGATTTCGGGATGGCCGTGGACGGCACCAGGGCGTAGTCATCGCGGACGCGGTCCTCGACTACGTCCTCGATGAAGACGGGCGGCGGTCGCAGCGCACGTTTTTCATCGAGCTCGATCGCGCGACCATGCCCGTCGCCCGGCTGGCGCAGAAGCTCCGCTCCTACGTCCACTACCACGACTACATCCCCGGAAAGCCGAACTCGGCTGGGCAACCCGCATGGAGAAGCCGGTACGCGCGCTTCCCGCGGCTTCTCATCGTCCTGTCTGGCGCCGCCGAACACGTCCTCGAGCGTCGGCTCGCGGACCTGCGGGCCTACGCACAAGCGATGCACGGCCTGGCGCTCGCCGAGGATCGCGTGTGCGCACTGGGCACGACCTTGCGGAGGCTCCGAGACCCCGGGCCGACTGCGGACATCGCGCTGCCGCTGCTCGCCGAGAGCGGCGCACCGGTATCCGTTTTCTGCTGGCCAAAGGCCGGTGAATCGTGA
- a CDS encoding ParB/RepB/Spo0J family partition protein, with amino-acid sequence MTEEPTPVELVEQLGFSSRLRQRRFTLLPLRGEGAPFTDLQGRAPGDSTAPEELADLISSIATVGVLQPVLVEEMDAGDDKAPAMRLTAGERRLRACRWGAVHKPENPHFTALPAVVCPGPLSDEERRIWQLVENLARENLRPGELAAALVLDRCAVLLGKLIAHGYKVPADVYAIDDPIARFSAMERIRGADKKCAAPWSQVLTRLGLQLTPRKARELVRAFAEMPREIAEEMDEAKISLNTRIRFIELNRGRAQAAQDIWAAVKKTNRTRLLSSALTAAADPAVTPDEAIAEAEQLHEQADSARADKLRADSPATADPVPLVNQRLVDNTLASLRHLTAALARGARLSAHDLASLRLLTAQLNGTE; translated from the coding sequence GTGACGGAGGAGCCAACGCCGGTTGAACTCGTCGAGCAGCTCGGGTTTTCGTCGCGGTTGCGTCAGCGCCGATTCACCTTGCTCCCGTTGCGAGGAGAAGGCGCCCCCTTCACAGACTTGCAGGGGCGAGCGCCCGGCGACAGCACCGCGCCAGAAGAACTCGCTGACCTGATCTCCTCTATCGCGACCGTCGGCGTCCTTCAGCCGGTCCTCGTCGAGGAGATGGACGCCGGCGACGACAAGGCCCCCGCCATGAGGCTGACGGCGGGGGAGCGGCGCTTGAGGGCCTGCCGCTGGGGCGCCGTCCACAAGCCGGAAAACCCACACTTCACCGCGCTCCCAGCGGTCGTGTGCCCGGGACCGTTGTCGGACGAGGAACGCCGGATCTGGCAGCTGGTCGAGAACCTCGCGCGCGAGAACCTGCGCCCCGGCGAGCTGGCGGCAGCGCTTGTCCTCGATCGCTGCGCCGTTCTGCTGGGCAAGCTGATCGCACACGGCTACAAAGTTCCCGCGGACGTCTACGCGATCGATGATCCGATCGCCCGGTTCTCCGCCATGGAGCGGATCCGCGGCGCAGACAAGAAATGCGCGGCGCCATGGTCTCAGGTTTTGACCCGCCTCGGCCTGCAGCTGACCCCGCGGAAGGCGCGCGAGCTGGTGCGCGCGTTCGCCGAGATGCCCCGCGAGATCGCCGAAGAGATGGACGAGGCCAAGATCAGCCTCAACACCCGCATCCGGTTCATCGAGCTCAACCGCGGGCGAGCGCAGGCCGCACAGGACATCTGGGCCGCGGTGAAGAAGACCAACCGGACGCGGCTGTTGAGCTCGGCCCTGACCGCCGCGGCCGACCCGGCGGTCACTCCGGACGAAGCCATTGCCGAAGCCGAGCAACTGCATGAACAAGCGGACAGTGCGCGTGCTGACAAGCTCCGCGCCGACTCGCCAGCGACCGCTGATCCCGTCCCGTTGGTGAATCAACGACTTGTCGACAACACCCTCGCCAGCCTTCGTCACCTCACCGCCGCGCTGGCTCGCGGTGCTCGGCTCTCCGCGCACGATCTGGCGTCGCTCCGACTTCTGACCGCTCAGCTCAACGGAACGGAGTGA